GGCTTATGAGGCAGGTGATAAGCCAGCCGGTCGGGCAGGAAAATTGTCACGCCACCGAAGCCACCTTCAGTCTTGGAGTCAGCGGCTGCCGCGCCACGAACCGGGTCGGCACCGCCCCCTCGGGGCGAATGAACGCGCCGTCGCGCGTGCGACACAAAAACCTTGAGTCCACGAGCGCCGCCAGCAGCGCTTCGCACACCTGGCGATCCAGCCCCCAAAGCCGCTGGGCCTGGGCGACCGTCAGGCGGAGTCCGGGCATCTCGAGGTATTCACCCTGTATCCGCTCCAGGACGTCTTCCACGCGCATGCTCCCCCCTCGAAGGACACCCATTGAGCCGAATTGCATCGCGGAACAGCGACACCTAGAGCAACGGATGTACCCGATAAGCCGCGCTTGGAGCACACCAGAATATCCGGCCTGGATACTGAGGCTTAGGCGGAAGTGACGCGCGGAAAGGCGTACGACCGAATCGGTGCGGTTGGCCGATTCCAATACGGAGCCATGTGCCGCCGCGTCGGAAAAAACTGCACTCGCTAGAGCTCGCGGAGCGCGGTGACGATAGGCAGCCGTGCGGCCCTGAGCGCCGGGAAGACCCCCCCGATGAGGCCCATCATAACGGCATACGCCACGCCCTGGACGAGCAGGGCCGGCGTCACGGCAAAGGCGAACGCCACCTGGCTGAACGACTGCCAGTTCATTGTTGACGTCTGGTAGCCGTCGAAGACGATCCAGGCGAGCAGCCCGCCCGCCACGCCGCCCATCAGGCTGAGGAGCAGCGACTCGGTCATCACCGACGAAAGAACGGCGAAACGACCGAACCCGAGCGCGCGCAGCGTCGCGATCTCGCGCGTACGCGCGGCGACGGCGCTGTACATCGTGTTGATGGCGCCAAACACGGCGCCGATCCCCATGAGCGCCGCAATCATGTACCCGAGCTGGGTGATGAGCCTCCGAAGCACGCGGGACTGCTCGGCGTAGTACTCGGTCTCGCGTTTGACCGTCACGTTCAGCCGCGGGTCGGTCGTCAGCGCGTCCTTGAAGCGGTCGAACGCCGCGGGGGATTCGAGCCTGACGTACACGGACTGAAAGCTGTTGCCCCGGCGATAGGCGGGCTGCAGCACGCGGGCGTCGCACCAGATTTCGCTTTCGGCGACCGTTCCGTTTGCCTCGAAGATCCCGACGACCGTCCAGCGATTCTGCCCCCATTTCACCTGGCTGCCGACCTCGAGTCCCGCGAATTGCCCGTGGGCGGCGCGGCCCACGATGATCTCGCTCGTTCCCGCCGCGAATCTCCGCCCGTCCACGATTCGTACTTCGTCCTTGACGTCGAACGCGCGCGGCGTCACCCCTCGAAGGGGCACGTTCGCATCCGTGCCCGTCGCGCGCTTCGGCACGTCCACGATGACAAACAGCTCGGGCGAGGCCAGCGGCCCATCCGCAGCGCGGCGCACGCCGGCCGCCTCCGAGACGATGGTGGCGCTCGCCGCGCCCAGGCCGCTCGTCATCTCGGTGTCGCTCCCCGAGCGCATGACGATGACGCGGTCCGGCGCGGCGGCGTCACGCAAGGCCGCGGTGAACCCTTCTCCGATGGACAGCACCGCCACGAACACGACGACGACGCCGGCGATGCCGACAATCGCCACGAGGGAGGAACCCAGCCGCTGCCGGATCGTGCGAACGTTGAGGGCCACGACCGCGAGGAGCTGTGCGAGCCAGTTCACGTCAGTTCCTCCTCAGGGCGTCCGCGATGCGCAGCCGCATGGCCTGGAGCGCGGGCATGGTGCCGGCGACGAGACCGAGCGAGAGCATCAGCGCGACACCGAGCGCGAGATCGCGCGGGGTGATGAAGAAGCCGGGCAGGAGCCCGCCGGTCGGGTCTCCCCGCCAGATGAGCAGCCAGCCGGCGAGCAGCCCGGTCCCGCCGCCGCCGACCGCCAGCATCATCGACTCGGCCAGCACCAGGACGAGCACGAGCGCATCGGTAAAGCCGAGCGTCTTGAGCACGGCCAGCTCGCCGACGCGCTCGCGGATCGACTGCGCCATGGTATTGCCTGCCACGAGCACGATCGTGAAGAACACGGCCGCGGCGATGGCGGTCATGATCGCGCCAATGTCGCCCACCTGGTTGGCGAACGACTGCGCGAACGCCTTCTCGGTGTTGGTCTTGGTCTCCGCCTGGGAGTTCTCGAACTGCGTGTCGATCGTCTTTGCGATCTGCGCGGCGCGTTCCGGTTCGGCGATGCGGATGATGTACCATCCGACCGTGGCGTCGCCGAAGGAGCCCGGACCGAAGAGCTTCCTCGCGACCTCGGCGAGGTACGCCTTGCTGAAGAGAAACTGCGTGTCATCCGCTCCCTTGATGCTGGCGTCGTAGACCCCGCGGATCGTGAACGTCCAGGGCTCGCCGCCGGGGAGGCGCCAGATCGTGCCCTGGAGCGGCACGCGGTCCCCCACTTTCCAGTTGAAGCGGTTCAGCGTCGCGCGCCCGACGAGCGCGCCGGTCCTGTCCTCGAACCACGCCTTCTTCTGGTCGTCGGCCACGGCGAACT
This Acidobacteriota bacterium DNA region includes the following protein-coding sequences:
- a CDS encoding ABC transporter permease, which translates into the protein MNWLAQLLAVVALNVRTIRQRLGSSLVAIVGIAGVVVVFVAVLSIGEGFTAALRDAAAPDRVIVMRSGSDTEMTSGLGAASATIVSEAAGVRRAADGPLASPELFVIVDVPKRATGTDANVPLRGVTPRAFDVKDEVRIVDGRRFAAGTSEIIVGRAAHGQFAGLEVGSQVKWGQNRWTVVGIFEANGTVAESEIWCDARVLQPAYRRGNSFQSVYVRLESPAAFDRFKDALTTDPRLNVTVKRETEYYAEQSRVLRRLITQLGYMIAALMGIGAVFGAINTMYSAVAARTREIATLRALGFGRFAVLSSVMTESLLLSLMGGVAGGLLAWIVFDGYQTSTMNWQSFSQVAFAFAVTPALLVQGVAYAVMMGLIGGVFPALRAARLPIVTALREL
- a CDS encoding ABC transporter permease; protein product: MKFLHLIWRNLLRRKIRTTFTALSMFVAFVLFGVLMAIRIALTMGVDVAGADRMLVFHKTSIIQPLPVSYAERIRATDGVADVTSATWFGGIYQDPANFFAQLAVDPDGFLRMYPEFAVADDQKKAWFEDRTGALVGRATLNRFNWKVGDRVPLQGTIWRLPGGEPWTFTIRGVYDASIKGADDTQFLFSKAYLAEVARKLFGPGSFGDATVGWYIIRIAEPERAAQIAKTIDTQFENSQAETKTNTEKAFAQSFANQVGDIGAIMTAIAAAVFFTIVLVAGNTMAQSIRERVGELAVLKTLGFTDALVLVLVLAESMMLAVGGGGTGLLAGWLLIWRGDPTGGLLPGFFITPRDLALGVALMLSLGLVAGTMPALQAMRLRIADALRRN